From the Nocardiopsis changdeensis genome, one window contains:
- the folP gene encoding dihydropteroate synthase, with translation MMRLRGREYGGHESLVMAIVNRTPDSFYDKGATWDDGPAFERVRKVVAEGADIVDIGGIKAAPGEEIGADEEKRRVVDFVAAVRAEFPDLVISVDTWRASVGRAVCEAGADLLNDAWGGYDPGLAEVAAEFGAALVCTHTAGVTPRTRPHRVRYEDVVADAVSSTVALAERAVALGVDPASVLIDPAHDFAKNTWHSLELTRRLDEMTATGWPVLVSLSNKDFVGETLDLPVGERLTGTLAATAVCAWHGARVYRVHEVAETRQVLDMVASIRGVRPPARTVRGLA, from the coding sequence GTGATGAGGCTGCGGGGCCGGGAGTACGGCGGGCACGAGTCGCTGGTGATGGCGATCGTCAACCGGACCCCCGACTCCTTCTACGACAAGGGCGCCACCTGGGACGACGGGCCCGCCTTCGAGCGGGTGCGCAAGGTCGTCGCCGAGGGCGCCGACATCGTGGACATCGGGGGGATCAAGGCCGCGCCCGGTGAGGAGATCGGCGCGGACGAGGAGAAGCGCCGCGTCGTCGACTTCGTCGCCGCCGTCCGCGCCGAGTTCCCCGACCTCGTCATCAGCGTCGACACCTGGCGGGCCTCGGTGGGCCGCGCGGTCTGCGAGGCCGGGGCCGACCTGCTCAACGACGCCTGGGGCGGCTACGACCCCGGGCTGGCGGAGGTCGCCGCCGAGTTCGGGGCCGCCCTGGTGTGCACCCACACCGCCGGGGTCACCCCGCGCACCCGGCCGCACCGGGTGCGCTACGAGGACGTGGTCGCCGACGCGGTGTCCTCCACCGTCGCCCTCGCCGAGCGCGCGGTGGCGCTGGGGGTGGACCCGGCGTCGGTGCTCATCGACCCGGCCCACGACTTCGCCAAGAACACCTGGCACTCCCTGGAGCTGACCCGCCGCCTGGACGAGATGACCGCCACCGGGTGGCCGGTCCTCGTGTCGCTGTCCAACAAGGACTTCGTCGGTGAGACCCTGGACCTGCCCGTGGGGGAGCGCCTGACCGGGACGCTGGCCGCCACCGCGGTGTGCGCCTGGCACGGGGCCCGGGTGTACCGGGTGCACGAAGTGGCCGAGACCCGGCAGGTCCTGGACATGGTCGCCTCGATCCGCGGGGTGCGGCCCCCCGCGCGGACCGTGCGGGGGCTGGCGTGA
- a CDS encoding winged helix-turn-helix transcriptional regulator translates to MAQTETTKPNPTVPGRPCPAAGALSLVGEKWSLLVVRELLLGVHRFDAIARNTGAPRDRLTARLRALEEAGVVERRAYSERPPRHEYHLTDAGRDLAPVVTALAHWGSTWLYDEPPVVFHHRDHVAVLDTTPTCTACGSPADHLTPHPHP, encoded by the coding sequence ATGGCGCAGACGGAGACGACGAAGCCCAACCCCACCGTCCCGGGCCGCCCCTGTCCGGCGGCCGGCGCGCTGAGCCTCGTCGGCGAGAAGTGGTCCCTGCTGGTCGTGCGCGAGCTCCTCCTCGGCGTGCACCGGTTCGACGCCATCGCCCGCAACACCGGCGCCCCGCGCGACCGTCTCACCGCCCGCCTGCGCGCCCTGGAGGAGGCGGGCGTCGTCGAGCGCCGCGCCTACAGCGAGCGCCCGCCGCGCCACGAGTACCACCTGACCGACGCCGGCCGCGACCTCGCCCCGGTCGTCACCGCCCTCGCCCACTGGGGCTCCACCTGGCTCTACGACGAGCCCCCGGTGGTCTTCCACCACCGCGACCACGTCGCCGTCCTGGACACCACCCCCACCTGCACCGCCTGCGGCTCCCCCGCCGACCACCTCACCCCCCACCCCCACCCCTGA
- a CDS encoding PrsW family intramembrane metalloprotease, protein MSQAPNDPRTPDTAAGTVPAQRRRRRNGPGPQRVPAPRAPEQTVAGYRLPAFVSMVVIGVLCLLGLVTLAVRLGGTVRVFFAEAALGLVFAAATLLFGFWLFRRIRPVRAPDPAASLVAVAWGLTAATGGALLANSALTGVWSKTLGLEFSAVWGAAMTAPFNEELFKLAGIVLVAVAFPRAVRGPVDGFVIGALVGLGFEVTENLIYGLNTVVQAGGVNGGLAVAQTAVLRVLLTGLGSHWAMSAVAGAGVGLLAAAGWLPGGRRVLGASVLVLTAMAMHWLFDSPLLDGFAGIVFKVLLNFGIAMAVYFAARHAHRRRVRRALALEAEEAGLRRSAAVALARRRARRRALHEVPEAERAEARRVQALMVESAEDRAFAHTV, encoded by the coding sequence ATGAGCCAGGCGCCCAACGACCCCCGGACCCCCGACACCGCGGCCGGGACGGTGCCCGCCCAGCGCCGGCGGCGCAGGAACGGGCCCGGGCCGCAGCGGGTCCCGGCGCCCCGCGCCCCCGAGCAGACCGTGGCGGGGTACCGCCTGCCCGCCTTCGTCTCCATGGTCGTCATCGGCGTGCTGTGCCTGCTCGGGCTGGTCACGCTGGCGGTCCGGCTGGGCGGGACGGTGCGGGTGTTCTTCGCCGAGGCGGCGCTGGGGCTGGTCTTCGCCGCCGCGACGCTGCTGTTCGGGTTCTGGCTGTTCCGGCGCATCCGGCCGGTACGCGCCCCCGACCCCGCCGCCTCGCTGGTGGCGGTGGCGTGGGGGCTGACCGCGGCGACCGGCGGCGCCCTGCTCGCCAACAGCGCGCTCACCGGGGTGTGGTCCAAGACCCTGGGGCTGGAGTTCTCGGCCGTCTGGGGCGCGGCCATGACGGCGCCGTTCAACGAGGAGCTGTTCAAGCTCGCCGGGATCGTCCTGGTGGCCGTGGCCTTCCCCCGCGCCGTGCGCGGGCCGGTCGACGGGTTCGTGATCGGCGCCCTGGTGGGCCTGGGCTTCGAGGTGACCGAGAACCTCATCTACGGGCTCAACACGGTGGTCCAGGCGGGCGGGGTGAACGGCGGCCTGGCCGTGGCGCAGACGGCCGTCCTGCGGGTGCTCCTCACCGGCCTGGGCTCGCACTGGGCGATGTCCGCGGTGGCGGGGGCCGGCGTCGGCCTGCTGGCGGCCGCCGGGTGGCTGCCGGGCGGCCGCCGGGTCCTCGGGGCGTCGGTCCTGGTCCTGACCGCGATGGCGATGCACTGGCTGTTCGACTCGCCGCTGCTGGACGGTTTCGCGGGCATCGTCTTCAAGGTGCTGCTGAACTTCGGGATCGCCATGGCGGTGTACTTCGCCGCCCGCCACGCCCACCGGCGCCGGGTCCGCAGGGCCCTGGCGCTGGAGGCCGAGGAGGCGGGGCTGCGCCGCTCCGCGGCCGTCGCCCTGGCCCGGCGCCGCGCCCGCCGCAGGGCGCTGCACGAGGTGCCCGAGGCGGAACGCGCCGAGGCCCGGCGCGTCCAGGCCCTGATGGTGGAGTCCGCCGAGGACCGCGCCTTCGCGCACACCGTCTGA
- a CDS encoding PaaI family thioesterase, whose translation MTDSTPAPGAWGEPREKTVTWYDPKVVAAGREGLTGAGHLRAMAGGELPPPPIAALMGFDLVSVGEGEIVFTGTPDDSVYNPLGIVHGGYVCTLLDTVAGCAVQTTLPAGSGYTSIEIKVNYLRPVTAGTTLTARGWVPKPGRRVAFAEGDVRDESGKVVATASSTCLVFDL comes from the coding sequence ATGACCGACAGCACACCGGCCCCCGGCGCCTGGGGAGAGCCGCGCGAGAAGACCGTGACCTGGTACGACCCCAAGGTCGTCGCCGCCGGACGCGAGGGCCTCACCGGTGCCGGGCACCTGCGCGCCATGGCCGGCGGCGAGCTGCCCCCGCCGCCCATCGCCGCCCTCATGGGGTTCGACCTCGTGTCGGTCGGGGAGGGCGAGATCGTCTTCACCGGCACCCCCGACGACTCCGTCTACAACCCCCTGGGCATCGTCCACGGCGGCTACGTCTGCACCCTGCTCGACACGGTGGCGGGCTGCGCCGTCCAGACCACCCTGCCCGCCGGGTCCGGGTACACCTCGATCGAGATCAAGGTCAACTACCTGCGCCCGGTCACGGCCGGGACGACCCTGACCGCCCGCGGGTGGGTGCCCAAGCCGGGGCGCCGCGTCGCCTTCGCCGAGGGCGACGTCCGCGACGAGTCGGGCAAGGTCGTGGCCACCGCCTCCTCCACCTGCCTGGTCTTCGACCTCTAG
- a CDS encoding zinc-binding dehydrogenase: MRALRLHGPRDLRVDEVPEPRVVPGTVKIRVGWNGICEFDVRNYLDPVLPDEYLHPVLRTHGPHVQGHEFSGRVVEAAADVRGAPQGAVVAVEPLVFDGSCAACRRGEYNLCENSGFIGLMGGGGGMSEYVVVPADRVHVMPEDVSPTVAALVEPLAVAWHAVGRACLCEGDTVLVVGAGAVGLGVLMAARARGAAHVTVSEASPLRRRVAEELGADLVLDPAETDVVAAVRGSAPLGADVSFETSGTGTEAVATLIGALRKGGRAVTVSEGRPVVLDAAVLASTEIGLVGSFGYGPLDFPEVIEAVGRGVLQPKELITGRLSLEEAREKGYEELIAHGDDHVKILVHP; encoded by the coding sequence ATGCGGGCGCTGCGATTGCACGGGCCCCGGGACCTGCGGGTGGACGAGGTGCCCGAGCCCCGGGTCGTGCCCGGGACGGTGAAGATCCGGGTCGGGTGGAACGGCATCTGCGAGTTCGACGTGCGCAACTACCTCGACCCCGTGCTGCCCGACGAGTACCTCCACCCCGTGCTGCGCACCCACGGACCGCACGTGCAGGGCCACGAGTTCTCCGGGCGGGTCGTCGAGGCCGCCGCCGACGTGCGCGGAGCGCCCCAGGGCGCGGTGGTGGCGGTGGAGCCCCTGGTGTTCGACGGCAGCTGCGCCGCCTGCCGCCGGGGCGAGTACAACCTGTGCGAGAACTCCGGGTTCATCGGCCTCATGGGCGGGGGCGGCGGCATGTCCGAGTACGTGGTCGTGCCCGCCGACCGGGTGCACGTGATGCCCGAGGACGTCTCCCCCACGGTGGCCGCCCTGGTGGAGCCCCTCGCCGTGGCCTGGCACGCGGTGGGCCGCGCCTGCCTGTGCGAGGGCGACACCGTGCTGGTCGTCGGCGCCGGAGCGGTGGGCCTGGGGGTGCTGATGGCCGCGCGGGCGCGCGGCGCCGCGCACGTGACGGTGAGCGAGGCGTCCCCGCTGCGCCGCCGGGTCGCCGAGGAGCTCGGCGCCGACCTGGTGCTCGACCCCGCGGAGACGGACGTGGTCGCCGCCGTCCGCGGCTCCGCGCCCCTGGGGGCCGACGTCTCCTTCGAGACCTCCGGCACCGGGACGGAGGCGGTGGCGACGCTCATCGGCGCCCTGCGCAAGGGCGGCCGGGCGGTCACCGTGTCCGAGGGGCGGCCGGTGGTGCTGGACGCCGCGGTGCTGGCCTCCACCGAGATCGGCCTGGTGGGCAGCTTCGGCTACGGGCCCCTCGACTTCCCCGAGGTGATCGAGGCGGTCGGCCGCGGGGTCCTCCAGCCCAAGGAGCTGATCACCGGCCGGCTCTCGCTGGAGGAGGCGCGCGAGAAGGGCTACGAGGAGCTGATCGCGCACGGCGACGACCACGTGAAGATCCTCGTGCACCCCTGA
- a CDS encoding ATP-binding cassette domain-containing protein: protein MTGEAAVAAEGLVKTRRGRRVLDGCTFEIPAGAVCGVLGRNGAGKTTLLRVLAGLTAPTEGRVLVRGESPLARTPGPAHLGQDKPLPGGLTAEEVLRTGRALNPDWDEATARRVLAAGDLPEGVRVGRMSGGQRSLVALALTLGRRTGVALLDEPFADLDPLVRHRVSGLLMAEVADGDLTVLVSTHVFADLAGLCDHLLLLARGRVALAGAVADIEADHLRMVGVADDDPGHLDGHTVVSDSRTGRQVSALVKTDGPAPPQGWSAQPASLEEITLAYLAGAGNKGERR from the coding sequence ATGACCGGGGAAGCGGCCGTCGCCGCCGAAGGGCTGGTCAAGACCCGCCGGGGCCGGCGGGTGCTGGACGGGTGCACGTTCGAGATCCCGGCGGGCGCGGTGTGCGGGGTCCTCGGCCGCAACGGCGCGGGCAAGACCACGCTGCTGCGCGTCCTGGCCGGGCTGACCGCGCCCACCGAGGGGCGGGTTCTGGTGCGGGGGGAGTCCCCGCTCGCCCGCACCCCCGGACCCGCCCACCTGGGGCAGGACAAGCCCCTGCCCGGCGGGCTCACCGCGGAGGAGGTCCTGCGCACCGGCCGCGCGCTCAACCCCGACTGGGACGAGGCGACCGCCCGGCGGGTGCTGGCCGCCGGGGACCTGCCCGAAGGGGTGCGGGTGGGGCGCATGTCCGGGGGCCAGCGCAGCCTGGTCGCGCTCGCCCTCACCCTGGGCCGCCGTACCGGGGTCGCCCTGCTGGACGAGCCCTTCGCCGACCTCGACCCGCTGGTGCGGCACCGCGTGTCCGGGCTGCTCATGGCCGAGGTCGCCGACGGGGATCTGACGGTGCTGGTGTCCACCCACGTGTTCGCCGACCTCGCCGGGCTCTGCGACCACCTGCTCCTGCTGGCCCGGGGTCGGGTGGCGCTGGCCGGGGCGGTGGCCGACATCGAGGCGGACCACCTGCGCATGGTCGGAGTGGCCGACGACGACCCCGGACACCTGGACGGGCACACGGTCGTGTCCGACAGCCGGACGGGGCGCCAGGTGAGCGCGCTGGTCAAGACGGACGGCCCCGCCCCGCCACAGGGGTGGTCGGCACAGCCGGCGTCGCTGGAGGAGATCACGCTCGCCTATCTGGCGGGTGCCGGGAACAAGGGGGAACGACGATGA
- a CDS encoding GntR family transcriptional regulator produces MKAIEYRIDRMSGVASYMQIVQQTRQALRLGVLRPGDRLPTAKQVVEQTAINPNTVLKAYRELEREGLVEARRGLGTFVTRSLASDAAAPDSPLRSALADWMRRAREAGLGAEDVAALVASVTEDVFGGREDRKEGDR; encoded by the coding sequence GTGAAGGCGATCGAGTACCGCATCGACCGGATGTCGGGCGTCGCGTCGTACATGCAGATCGTGCAGCAGACCAGACAGGCGCTCCGGCTGGGCGTCCTGCGCCCGGGGGACCGGCTGCCCACGGCCAAGCAGGTGGTCGAACAGACCGCGATCAACCCCAACACCGTTCTCAAGGCCTACCGCGAACTGGAACGCGAAGGCCTGGTCGAGGCCCGGCGCGGCCTGGGCACCTTCGTGACCCGGTCGCTGGCCAGCGACGCCGCCGCCCCCGACTCGCCGCTGCGCTCGGCACTGGCCGACTGGATGCGGCGGGCCCGGGAGGCCGGGCTGGGGGCGGAGGACGTGGCCGCGCTCGTCGCGTCGGTCACCGAGGACGTGTTCGGGGGCCGAGAGGACCGGAAGGAAGGAGACCGATGA
- a CDS encoding glucosyl-3-phosphoglycerate synthase: protein MSDTWFEDRTYRHTDWTPERLLDLKRQRGLTVSLVVPARNEEATVGGIVSRVRAALVERTPLLDEVVVMDSDSTDGTGRAAARAGATVHRTVDVRPDLGHRRGKGEAMWKSQFVTSGDIIVFLDADLVEWDTHFVSALLGPLLTEPGVGLVKGFYDRLLDLPGGARVSHEGGRVTELVARPTLALRWPALSGVVQPLSGEWAIRRDLFGQLSVPTGYGVELAVLIDTHLRCGVRAVAQVDLGRRAHRHQSLRGLGAMATELLAIADRRCGIEHGGDVAIRWFDTSDGHGRPRTGTVSTVERPPAAGVGPERSRVLGGAVGR from the coding sequence GTGAGCGACACCTGGTTCGAGGACCGCACCTACCGGCACACCGACTGGACGCCGGAGCGGCTCCTGGACCTCAAACGACAGCGGGGACTGACCGTCAGCCTGGTCGTCCCGGCCCGGAACGAGGAGGCCACCGTCGGGGGCATCGTCTCCCGGGTGCGGGCCGCCCTGGTGGAGCGCACGCCCCTGCTCGACGAGGTCGTCGTCATGGACTCCGACTCCACCGACGGCACCGGCCGGGCGGCGGCCCGGGCCGGGGCGACCGTCCACCGGACCGTCGACGTCCGCCCCGACCTGGGGCACCGGCGCGGCAAGGGCGAGGCGATGTGGAAGTCGCAGTTCGTCACCTCGGGCGACATCATCGTCTTCCTCGACGCCGACCTCGTGGAATGGGACACCCACTTCGTCTCGGCCCTGCTGGGGCCGCTGCTCACCGAACCCGGGGTGGGGCTGGTCAAGGGGTTCTACGACCGGCTGCTCGACCTGCCCGGCGGCGCCCGGGTCAGCCACGAGGGCGGCCGCGTCACCGAGCTGGTCGCCCGCCCCACCCTGGCGCTGCGCTGGCCCGCGCTGTCCGGCGTGGTCCAGCCGCTGTCGGGCGAGTGGGCGATCCGCCGGGACCTGTTCGGGCAGCTGTCGGTGCCCACCGGGTACGGCGTCGAGCTGGCCGTGCTCATCGACACCCACCTGCGGTGCGGGGTGCGCGCGGTGGCCCAGGTGGACCTGGGGCGGCGCGCCCACCGCCACCAGTCGCTGCGCGGCCTGGGCGCCATGGCCACCGAGCTGCTCGCCATCGCCGACCGGCGGTGCGGGATCGAGCACGGCGGCGACGTCGCGATCCGCTGGTTCGACACCTCCGACGGACACGGGCGCCCGCGCACGGGTACGGTCAGTACCGTGGAGCGCCCGCCGGCCGCCGGGGTCGGGCCGGAGCGCTCCCGGGTGCTGGGAGGAGCTGTCGGTCGGTGA
- a CDS encoding dihydrofolate reductase family protein, whose amino-acid sequence MRVLLNEIAPRTAAPGDEVSGEALAVLYAHPERWTRANMVATLDGASTGGDGLTGSINTPPDNEVYRLLRDLADVILVGAGTARAEGYRRPGPRMRPGRTPHPDVAVVSRSALVPPGLAAPARGRGGAWMVTRAAAGEDALERARAQLGADRVLVHGGIEVDLGAALADLAGRGLSRVLCEGGPSLLADVAAQGLLDELCLTTVPLLAGGEARRIAFGVPSDLELRPRLILESEGTLLHRFVRPTP is encoded by the coding sequence ATGAGGGTCCTGCTCAACGAGATCGCCCCGCGCACGGCGGCCCCGGGGGACGAGGTCTCCGGGGAGGCGCTGGCGGTGCTGTACGCCCACCCGGAGCGGTGGACGCGCGCGAACATGGTCGCCACCCTGGACGGGGCGTCCACCGGCGGGGACGGGCTGACCGGGTCCATCAACACCCCGCCCGACAACGAGGTCTACCGGCTGCTGCGGGACCTGGCCGACGTGATCCTGGTGGGCGCCGGGACCGCCCGCGCCGAGGGCTACCGCCGCCCGGGGCCGCGGATGCGGCCCGGCCGCACGCCGCACCCGGACGTCGCCGTGGTGAGCCGCTCCGCGCTGGTGCCCCCGGGCCTGGCCGCCCCGGCCCGGGGCCGCGGCGGGGCGTGGATGGTCACCCGGGCCGCCGCGGGGGAGGACGCGCTGGAGCGCGCCCGCGCCCAGCTGGGCGCCGACCGGGTCCTGGTACACGGCGGCATCGAGGTGGACCTGGGCGCGGCCCTGGCCGACCTGGCCGGCCGCGGGCTGTCCCGGGTGCTGTGCGAGGGCGGCCCCTCACTGCTGGCCGACGTGGCCGCCCAGGGCCTGCTGGACGAGCTGTGCCTGACCACGGTGCCGCTGCTGGCGGGCGGCGAGGCCCGCCGGATCGCCTTCGGCGTCCCGTCGGACCTGGAGCTGCGCCCCCGCCTCATCCTGGAGTCCGAGGGGACCCTGCTGCACCGCTTCGTCCGGCCCACCCCCTAG